A segment of the Ovis canadensis isolate MfBH-ARS-UI-01 breed Bighorn chromosome 17, ARS-UI_OviCan_v2, whole genome shotgun sequence genome:
GCAAGAAGTCCATCCCATTACAGATTTAGCATCTCTAAGAATTCAaagcatctctttctctgtccttcacaattAATAACAAAATCCCAAGACTTTGAGTTCTAAATTTTTCCATTATGAAATTTTATCGGTACCAATTATTTCTTGTCTGACGCAGGACATTTTGAAACCATCTAGTAAAATAACCAAGGTGTAGATGAAGTAACACAAGAAAAACCTAAAGTTTGTTTTCTTGTAGGTGGGAATGACTGACAAACTAGACAAAATACCTCTTAAAAGATCACCAACACTCTTCAATACAGTAGGGGAAAAGGTAAGACTCAGACGCTAAAACTAGTCAGGAGTCATACAACCCTACCTGATGTCATGAAAGGGAAATGTGCTCCTGCTCTCAAAGGCTGTGTTTACCGCTCACAGCTCAGGACTGCAGCCATTTCCTAATAGTTTTCTAAGCAGGATTTCAGAGCAgcatggagagaaaaaaagatatgtATGACATCCTGAAGGAGGGAATAGAGTTCTGGGGTTAAACACTTACAAAGGGACACAGGCAGATACTGACAGTATCCCTCTTCAGCACCACGGGAGTCTGCTGCAACTGTGTGACATTCGCATCTAAGGTGCCAGGTTCCTCAAGATACCTCACTCTGCCAGGGGCCTAAAACACCCCTACAACATGCAGAAGGCCCCAGTTTTCTACCAGTGTGTTAATATTtccaaaaaaatacataaacctCTGAGCTTAGCATCTCATCACTTGTCAACACTAGACATTTTGTTCTGTCCTTCGCAATACGATCCCTAAGACTACAAgttgtttggtttcttttttacaTAATTCCAAAACCATTACAAAATCTGGCCTATTTTAGGATCCAAGGCTAGGTATAATTTGTTCAAATCTGGCTTCCAGAATGTCTTTCTAGCAAGTCAGATGCCAAGGTACATTTCCAGAAGAAAATGTCTTTAGAATCCTGGCTGAAGAGGTTTGGGCATCATCTCTTTCAACGCTAGAAAAGTCCTTTTTTACAAGAAGCAAGTTTCTGTTCCGTCAAGGCTGCATGATCAGTGCAATTTCATTGGCAAGGTACCTGCCTCACTGGCAAGGCTTCAGACTGTCACTGTGCATGAGAAGAAAACCCCACACATCCTAAGCACTGAGAAACAATAGCTAATATTTCTGAGAGGCCAGACTCTGTGCTAAGTATTTCACATGCATCATCTCATTGAGTTTGAAAGGAACATACCTGAAACAAGAACTCGGAAATCAGATCTTCTCGTAGGAGGCCCACTCCTCCCACCACGGGGCCACCCACCCCGACCTCCGTAAGTCCTGGGGAACTCCACACGAAGCCGACACTGGCCATAATCGTAACCGTTCCTTCCATAAATTGCATCCTCAGCATCTCTGCAGAGAAAAGTCTGGAGTTAGTGTTGCTCAGGAGGACCGACTAATTTCCCTGTGAGGGGCATGAGTaacaagtatgaaaaaaaaacctgaagtgagaaaaaagcaaaagaacaaaacCAAGGAATTTGATGTACTACTGCTTTGAAGACCTTTCATGACACTGGAATTAAATTTCGCAGCTGTCACACACAGGGTTTTCTAGGTATGAAATGATAATGAATAAACAGGtaagagaattcagaaaaaataaactgttgGCAGATGATTGATTTTGCGATAGAACAGTGTTTCTTTGACCTTGGGGAGCTGTTTCTCAAAATGCACACCACACACTAGTCCTTTAATATTCTTCCTCAAGGCCTAGTACATTCAGGTCTACAGAAggaaaaactcatttaaaaataggGAAGGCTCAAATGACAAATGAATATTGGTGTTTTGTTTAAGAAATACAGAATTCCCTCAAGTGCAACTTTTCAGCATAGCTTCGAGGACTAACTTGTCAAAACCACTCTCTGGGTACAGTTTTGCCAAAAGAGATAAATATTCAATAGAGTAATACTTTAAAAGTCTTTCTTAGGGTTCTAGGGGAGTGAGGAACACCAAGATGGCTCTCCAGGATTTGACAGGAAAGAGAATGCCCTGAGGCTGGGGGGACAAACAGCTGAAGAAATACTAATGAAAGAATCATTCAGATGTCAGAGGCACATAATCGCTTATGAAGATTCTAGTCCCAGGATCAAAAGCAAGGAGGACCACATCCAGCTCAACCCTGGCTATATGCAGAATACAGTGGGAGAGAGGCAGTACTGCTAGGGTTTAACGTtgtgaatgaaaactgacctcagtCAAATCATTCTGCTACTTACTAGTCGTTGCCTCTGGGTAAGTATGCGATCAGGACTTTACATCTAAGTGTAAAATGCCAGTTTtgaaaggattaaataagataactgTGTGCAGAGCTTTGCTTGAAACTTGGCACTAGCATATCAAAAAGACAGCTTTTCCATTatgaaaggaaggaggagaaaaagacaaagtaGCACATCACACAGTAAGTTTGTGTTCCAAGGAACAGGGGATTCAAATCCTACCTTCCCTGGTAGCCCTCCCTTTTATCAACTCTATCCTCAGTTTACTCAGGATGTCAAGTATGTCAAAAGTAACAGAGCCTACCTTGTAGGCTGTTCAAAATGCTTAGTAATATATAGTACAGTACATGACAAATAGCAACTgttgaaaaaaacccaaaacaccaGTACTGTTAATAATTCTTTTCCACTTTAGGTGTGGAAATGCCTAGTTCCATTTTTGAGGCAAATGGCAAAGATACTAGGAACGATTTCCGTCAGAATCTTTAGCCATCGAAGCCTCAGGGTGCGTCCTGCCTCCCCATCCTCAGACGCTCCCCTTGCTTCGCATCACCCGCCCCCAATCCCCCAAGATGGGCAAGACATCCCACCGGCAGTCCTCGTAGCGAAGCCCGCAGGGAGCAGACTAGGCAAAGCGCTCCCCGAGCCAATGCTGGAAACCAGAGAGCAAGCTCCGATTCACCCCAAGCATAGTAGCCAGCACAGTGCGGTGGCTTCTAAGAACCAACAATCGCAGTTTTGAAAGTTCCCAGGCCTTTTCTGGGAGACAAGGGCCGACACTCTGCAAAATCACAAAGACTCCTTCGAGCTCGTTTCGGATTGAGCGCGTCCAAACCCTCGGGACACCTTTATCATCTAGCGGTGGGAAGGAAGAGTGAAATCCGAGACCCCAAACCCCTGATGCTTTTATCAGAGCGAGGCTCTGGCCTCTGCGGGGCGGGGCGCGCGTGGATGGAAATCTGGTCCATCCAAGAGCCAGCCCGCTTTCGGCCCTGCAAAGGCATCCATATCGCCCCGCACTGTGCGCCCCCACAACGGCGAGTTCCAgcggagggaaggggagagggtagAGAGGACAACCAGTGTCCTCACTCCTCACCGAGTCCTTTCCGGGCCGCCTCAGGGGCCAAGCTTCCCAAGCTCTGGGCCGCTTCCCCCGAAGGGTGCCTGGGTACCAGCCCCCGAGGCTGATCTGGGCGGGCTTGAGCCGTCCTCAGACCCGGCTTTTGTGTTTTCaagtcaaaaaaataataatagaggaAGTGACGGAGCAAAGGACTGCCTGGAGCCCCGCGGTGAGAGGAGGCCTCAGCCTCCACCCGGGGGCGCCCTGAGGGGGTCTGcggcgggagggggaggggaggccctGGAAgcgaagggagagaaagggaaggcgGGGGCCCGCGGCCTCAGGCTGACTGACGGGCGGGCGGGTGGTGGGTGGGCAGCGCGGGGCCCTCACCGGGGGTCCTCGAAGCGCACGAAGGCGAAGGGCACGAGGCCGTGCCGATTCTTGAGCTCGATCTCGCTGATGCGGCCGTACTTGTAGAACAGGTCCTCCAGATCCTTCTCGCGCACGTCGCTCGGAAGGTTCCCCACGTAGATGCGCCCGTCGCCCTCACCGCCGCGCTCGTCCGCCCAGCCCGACATCCGCACCGCCCGACGCCGCGGGCCCGCCGCAGCCcacgtcgccgccgccgccgcctcagcCGGTGATCCCCCCACAGCGTCCCCGCGGGCTCGGAGGCGCTCAGCCGCACAGCATTGTGGGAACGAGAGCGGAAGCGGAGGGGTCGGGAGGAGGCAAAAAGGAATCCTCTTAAAGGGGACGCGGCTGCGACGACTGCGCGTGCGCGTGCGCCCCCTGTAGGCGCCCAGGGGACCCGGGGAGCGACGACAGAGGGAGGTTCTAGAGTCCGGCGATTTGGAGTCAGTTCCTGAGGGCAGGTCGCACTCCCCAGCTGTGTCGACTTGGGCAAGTGACTCAGGCTCCCTGGGCCTCGATTTTCTCCCTCTGTAGCGCTGCCTATCTCACAGGCGTTTGTGAGCATTTGCTGAGGTGGACGCGGGTGTAGCGCTCGGGGTGGCTCCCCCGGGCCGTCACTCCGTGTGCTGGGCGCCAGAGGGAAGGAGTCGGCTAGGGCCTCAGGCTGATCCCACAGCGACCTGGAGGAGCCCCCGCCCGCTAGATTGAGCGGGGCCGTCGCGGCCCTCTGCCTCAGGTCTGTAGTCCCCTGGCCTCCGTCCCTGTTTTACAATCGCTTAGAACTAAGAGTGTAAGGTGGACTAAAATGAGTACAAGGAGGCCTGAGCTGGCCTCCGTAGCTTGGACGTGAAGTTTATCGGAGACCAAGAGGGAGTAAAAAGATCAGAACTGGGAATTCCCTGTCgcgcgcttccactgcagggtcacgggttcaatccctggactggtaactaagatcctgccagcCGCGCGGTGCGGCCAAAAAAAGGGGGAATGGGGAATCATAACTATAGCGACTGTCATTATAGGGTGCGACTTGTGCTTTTAATACTCACAATTTGGAGGGATTACAATATttaaagcgaagttgctcagtcgtgtccgactctttgcgatcccgtggactgtagcctaccaggctcctctgtccacagaattctccaggcaagaatactggagtgggttgccatttccttctccatacaatatttttaaaggggCGAAAACGGATGTATAGTGGGTCAGGATTAAAACCCAAGCCATACTTCCAGCCTACGCGCCTAGTCCTTCAGAAGTTGGGGAACTCAGATTCTCATCTTGGAACGTTTCCACACTTATGTTCCGTAGTGCAGAGCATTGAACCTGGGGACGTTACAAGAATGAGTCTTGATCAAAAAAGGTTTTTCATGTTAAAAATGAAACCTCTGGGGAATTTGCTGGAGGTCCAGCGATTAGGATGCCCCGCTTCCACTGCTGGgatctgggttctgtccctggtccctggtcagggaactgagatccctcaGGCTGCCTGGATTGATGGATGAGTAAATATATGAGAAAGCAAACGCAGTAGAATGTTAGCTGTAGAATCTAGATGGTGGATGTGTTCAGTGTGTTCACTGTACCATTCTTTCAACATTTCTCTGTATTTAAAAACTTTCATAATGTTGCAGGGAGCTATGAAACAAAAGCAAGCTCCATTAATGCATAAAACCAAACATTTAGCTCGAATGTAGCTGATTGGTAGTTATACCACCTCTGAATCTTTtacaatcaaacaaaaaaatcaaacatcCACATATAACTACTGAGTGTATAGCTTTTTGAAAGTCAGATTGATGGTATATATTAAGTTTTGATCATATACCtcttgacccagtaattccacctGTAGGATTTTATCACAAGAACGTAAGAAAGCCTCACAAATTTTGTACGTTCATTGCATTCTGTGCAATTAAAAAGTTAAACTCCTGATAATAAGGAGGTGGTTCAGTCAATAATATTGAATGTTACACAAGTATTAAATCATGTTTTGAAGGATATTAAGGTCATGCTAATTTAGTTTAAATggtgcacatatacacatataactaTATATTCTGAAGGAATCTATTAAACTGATTGACACTAATTGTCTCTAAAAAATGCAGTTGTGAGAACTTTCAATTTACATGTCATACATTTCTATAAAGTTGAAGATTGTTATTgcaactgttttatttttgtattctaggggtaaaaatggaaataaaatgttatgcaatattgttcagTTCTGTGCAAGagaatacatcttttttttttcattgctaacCTCCCAAATGTTTGTGCATCTCTTGATGCAAGtggtttctgtatttttatttgtgctttttcGTGTTTATTGTCTGTAATTGGCATGTACTACTTTCATAGTTGGgataaaacaataaattatttctaaagtAAAACAATCAGAACCATTTGTTGTATTCTGGATTATGTAAAGCTTCTAGATGTTCTTTGCTGCCCTTCAGAAAACAAGCAGGAAAGAGCCCTGGCCAGAGTATATAGGAGCTTATGTACCCTAAAGGCACCCTTAAGTCCAGAGGCCTCCTCGTTTGAGGGGTGTGCTTAGGTGTATTAACACCACTCTCTGAGGCCTACTGCTCCTACATGGTGTGGCCTGAAACGTGTTGGTGGAGACAGTTGGGTAGTCTCCtagagagagagacatggagTCAGCTAAGTGACCTAATAAGACTCTAGGTACAAATAGTTATGATTCAACTTGTATTGTGCAAAGTTTTGCAGCTTGCGATTACCAAAGGTGTTCATACCTAACATTGAAAATGTGCCCAGATAATGGGCTGTGACAAGTACAGCCTTTCTGGATTAAGAAGAAGACAGCTAAATTGCTAAGAGGCATTATCCAGGGAACCTCAAAGGTGGCTTTTGTTTCTGTGAGCCCAGCTACTAACCTTTGCAAGTTGTAACCCAAGTGAAGCCAAAATCATGGTCTAATGCTTAAGGGGCCCCTGGGCTCCATTGTCTACTAAGGCCACAGACACTAAGCGGGGACACCCTTTTGAGCTTTTGCTCATCTAGTTATTCAGCATTATCAAGAGCATGCTATAATTTAGGCCCTGTTTGTATGCAGTAATAATCACTCTGACCTGTTACTAATCAGTCATTTAGAGCACAGCTGTGACAAGGGTAAACTGCCTTATGCATTGTTAGAGATGATAAGAAA
Coding sequences within it:
- the SRSF9 gene encoding serine/arginine-rich splicing factor 9 isoform X1, with product MSGWADERGGEGDGRIYVGNLPSDVREKDLEDLFYKYGRISEIELKNRHGLVPFAFVRFEDPRDAEDAIYGRNGYDYGQCRLRVEFPRTYGGRGGWPRGGRSGPPTRRSDFRVLVSGLPPSGSWQDLKDHMREAGDVCYADVQKDGMGMVEYLRKEDMEYALRKLDETKFRSHEGETSYIRVYPERSTSYGYSRSRSGSRGRDSPYQSRGSPHYFSPFRPY
- the SRSF9 gene encoding serine/arginine-rich splicing factor 9 isoform X2, producing the protein MSGWADERGGEGDGRIYVGNLPSDVREKDLEDLFYKYGRISEIELKNRHGLVPFAFVRFEDPRDAEDAIYGRNGYDYGQCRLRVEFPRTYGGRGGWPRGGRSGPPTRRSDFRVLVSGLPPSGSWQDLKDHMREAGDVCYADVQKDGMGMVEYLRKEDMEYALRKLDETKFRSHECMKINLAMKDASVQFSHSVMSDSATP